From the genome of Gemmatimonadota bacterium:
CGCCGAAGCCGAGGAAGGCGACCGCCGACGGGACGATGAAGAAGGCGATGCGTCGCAAGCCGAGGGCGAGTCGCTCGCGCAGCTGTTCGGCGATCTCCGCCGTCTCGCCGGTCACACTCGACATCGCGGGCAGCTCGGCCGCCGAGATCGACATGCCGAACAGCGACACCGGCAGCATGTACAGGAGCTGCACGTTGTTGAGGATCGTCGCCGCCCCGGCCACGAGGAACGACGCAATGAACGAATCGATGTACGCACTCAGCTGGGTCACGCCGCGTCCGACGAAGACGGGGCCGAAGTTGCGCAGCACCGTGCGCACGTGCGGCGACTGCGTGCTCACCGTCACGCGCCACGCACCCAGCACCTTGTGCACGTTGCGCCACTGCACCAGCAGCTGCAACGCGCTGCCGGCCACGCTCCCCCACGCCAGCACCGCGGCAAGGCGCGGCAGTGTCACCGATCCCCCCCACCCAATGAGCGCCGCGATCATGCACGCATTCCACAGCACGGGGGCGGCGTACGAGAGGAAGAACTTCCCGTGGCTGTTGAGCACCCCCAGGCACCACGCCGCCAGGACGAGGAGCCCTGCGCCGGGAAAGAGGATGCGGACCAGCTGCACGGTGAGCTCGCGCTTGGCACCCTCGAACCCCGGCGCGATCACGTGGACGAGCACCGGCGCAGCGAGCACCCCCACCAGCACGACGATCGCCGAGAAGAAGGCGAGGACTCCGAGCACCGCGCCCGCCACTTCCTGGCGCCCGACGTCGTCGCCGCGGGCCCGTAGTTGCGAGTACACCGGAATGAAGGACGCCGAGAGCACCCCTTCCCCAAAGAGATTCTGCAGGATGTTGGGGATGCGGAACGCCTGCGTGAAGGCGTCCGACTCGTCGCCGGCGCCAAAGTAGTACGAGAAGACGCGCTGCCTGACGAGTCCGACCAACCGGCTGAGGAGGATGCCGGCCGCCACCAACGCCGCCGGTCGGCGACTGGTGGCGGCGTCGCGGGCCGCCGGTGTGCTGGCGGGGGTCATCCCCTGCGACAGGCTCACGCCGCGTCGACCGGGATCGTCCGGCCGTGGACCAGTGCCTCGGCGTGCCGTCGTGCGGCGATCCGCATCGCGTCCAGCACCCGCAGGCCGTGTCGGGCAAGGATCGGGATGAGGTTCAGCGCGCGCTCCTGCTTCGTCCCGCCGGGATAGAGCGCGCCGCGCAGTGTGGCCACGTCGCGCCGCATGTCGACGTCGCGACGCTTGAGCGCGGCCACCAACCGACGCTCCAGTCGCTCGGCGCGCCACGTCATCTGCCGTCGCATGCCATCGACGACGGCGCGTGGCAGCAGTGCGTCCTCGCCGTGCAGCACGTCGGCCAGCGCCGCCGCCTCGCGCTCGATCCCCTCGCGCATCGATTCCAGCGCGCGCAGGACCGGTTCGGGCGCCGACCGTCGCGCCAGGCGACCCTCCACCGCATCGGCATCGGAGAGCTCCTCGCGGGTCACCTCGCGTGTGGCCAACAGTGTGCCCACGTGGGGCTCGACGATTGTGCACGACCAGCGCGGCACGACCAGCGGCACTGCCACGCCTAACGCCTGCGCCACCGCGCCGACCTGCGCGAAGTAGGCGATCTCGCCAGGGCCGGCGACGTAGGCGACCGTCGGGAGGATCGCGCGCTCGACGACCGGGCGCAGGAGCACGTTGGGCGAGAGGCGTTCCGACGCGTCCCCGGCGACTTGGCTCGCCAGCCGCAACGGCACCCGGACCTTGCGTCCCTCCTCGCGCCCGAACACGAGCGACAGCCCCGCCACGTCCGCCACCTGCGGCTCGATACCGGCGGCACGCAGCTCCGCGCTTCGCGCCAGGAGCGCCGACTCGACCTCGCTGCCATGCGTGAGCGCCCGTTCCAGCCAGGGACGCTCCGCGGCCAGCAGCGCCGGATGCGACGCGTCCAGCACGGCGATCCCGAGCGGCTGCAACAGGACGCGCAGCAACGTGAGGTACGCCCCGCCCACCGTTTGTCCGGGATGGTAGGCCAGGCGCACCGCGTCGAGCACGCCCGGGTCCACGGCCGACCCGGCCGACTCGGCCAGCCGCTCCAGGGCCCCGGAGACGTCGCCCAGCGGATGCTCGTGCATGGGGAGCCCGTCCAGCGCCGGCCCCGGCATCGACAGCCGCAACCCTCCGCCGGGCCCCGCCACCCAGGTGTCGCGGGCCTCGGCAAAGTCCGCGTCATCCGTGGCGGCCCAGAACACCGGTGCGGTCGGTACGCCCGTCACCCGCTCGATCGCGTCGGCGAGTTCGAGGGCGGCCAGCGCCTTGGACCAGGTGTAGACGGGCCCCCCGAAAAGCCCTGGCTGCTGCCCCGTCGTCACGACGACCCCGCCGGCAGCGGCGACGCGTTCGAGACGGTCGCGCGCCGCGCCGCTCGCGCCAAAGGCCAGGGAGAGGCGCGAGGACCAGTCGGGCGCCACCGATCGTCGCACCTCGTCGGCGCGCGCACGCCACCCCTCAGGGGAGGCGGGGCGCGCCGGGTACCAGTGCGTGGGGGCATCGCCCGCGATCAGTTGACGGGCCAGCGGCCCACCCCCGAGCCCCTCCGTGATGATGCGCGGGAGTGTCATGCCGCTACCGCCCCCGATCGGGAGCCGATCCGGCGCGCTTCAATGCCCGGTCGTGAGCCACGCTCGGGGTCCACTCCCCGCATCGGCTGCGGGGGACGGCAACATCGGCTGTCGGGTGCGAGGGGCATGAGGCAAGTCGGCAGGGCGTCCTGACGTGCGAGGGACGGCTGCCGTCTCCTCGACCACGTGACCGCGGCGAAATCTCGCGTGGTGGCTGGGGATTTGGCGAGGCCGGGAGGACGGAAAAGATCGCCCCAGTTCGGGGGGCCGTCGACGCCGGCTAGGCCTTGTGGTACGGCTCCCGCCTAACGATCGTCCCCGCGCGATACAGCTGCTCGACCAGCACCAGGCGCGCCAGCTCGTGCGGCAGGGTGAATGGGGCCAGCGTGATACGGCGAGCCGCCGCCTCCCGAACCGCCGGGGCCAGTCCGTAGGCGCCACCGATGACGAACGAGACGTCGCGCCCCCCCTCCCGTAGCCGTTGGAGCCATTCGGAGAAGGCGGTCGAGCTGAGGGAGTCGCCGCGCTCGTCGCACGCGATCAGCACCGAGTCTGCAGCCCGTTCCAGGAGACGCTCGCCCTCGCGCCGCATCGCCACCGCGGCATCGCGCCCATGCTCTTCCTTCACCTCGACGATTTCGAGCGGCCAGTACCGGATGGCCCGCGTCTCGTACGAGGCAATCATCTCGGCCAGTGCCGGCTCGCGCACGCGCCCCACCACCACGAGGCGCATCCTCATGCGAGCGACAACGGGCGGCGAGGCCAATGGCCGCGCCGCCCGCTCACGTTCAATTCGCTGGCGCCGTGCCGACGCGCCACGCCCTTACGCGTAGATGCCGCGGAGGCGATGCACCGTGGCGACGCGCGAAATCGACAGCATGTAGGCCGCCGTGCGCATGTTCACCTTGTGCTGCTTGGACAGCTCGAGCACGTCGCGGAACGACTTCACCATCAGGTCGCGCAGTCGATCGTTCACCACGTCCTCGCTCCAGAAGTACCCGCCGCGGTCCTGCACCCACTCGAAGTACGAGACCGTGACGCCACCGGCGTTGGCGAGGATGTCGGGAATCACGAAGATCCCCTTCTCGTCGAGGATGGCATCGGCGGCGGCGGTGGTCGGACCGTTCGCCCCTTCGCAGATGATCTTGGCGCGGATCTTGGACGCGACCTTGGTCGTGATGACGTTCTCCAGCGCCGCCGGCACCAGGACGTCCACGTCCAGCGTCAGCAATTCCTCGTTGGAGATGATGTCGCCCTTCGTGTACCCCTCCAGCACCTTGTTCTTCTTCACGTAGGCGATGGCGTCGTCGACGTCGAAGCCGGCGGCGTTGTAGTACGCCCCGCTGCGGTCCCCGATCGCGACGACCTTGCACCCTTCGCGCGCCAGCAGCTGCGCGGTGACAGACCCCACGTTGCCGAAGCCCTGCACGGCGACGGTTGTCCCCTTGACGCTCATCCCCAAGTGGGCCAGGGCCTCCTTCGTGACGAACATGCAGCCGCGCCCCGTCGCCTCGCGGCGTCCGAGCGAGCCGCCCATCTCGATCGGCTTTCCGGTCACCACCGCCGTCACCGTGTGGCGCATCTGCATGGAGTAGGTATCCATGATCCACGCCATCACGCGCTCGTTGGTGTTGACGTCGGGGGCCGGCACGTCCGAGTCGGGGCCGAGCAACTGCATGATCCCCGAGGTGTAACGACGCGTCAGGCGCTCCAGCTCTCCGGCGCTCATCTTGAGCGGATCACAGATCACGCCGCCCTTGGCACCACCGAAGGGCACGTTCACCACGGCGCACTTCCAGGTCATCCAGGCGGCGAGCGCGGTCACCTCGTCCAGCGTGACCTGCGTGTCGAAACGAATGCCCCCCTTCGCCGGTCCGCGCGACGTATTGTAGAGGACGCGAATCCCTCGAACACCTCGATCTCACCGTTGTCCATCATGACGGGGCACGACACGATCAACTGCTTTTCCGGCTTGCGCAGCACCTTGTAGAGCCCGGGCTCCAGGTCGAGCAGTTCGGCCGCGCGATCGAAGCGCGACATCATCGCTTCGAAAGGGTTTTCTTCGTTGAGGAAACGATCTTTGTCCGGCTGGACGATTGCGTTCGTCGGGAGGCGGAGATCGGTTGGCATGTGGTAGTTCAGTGGACCGGCCTGATGCCGGTGGTTAGCGGATGGTGGGGGCGTGCGAACGAGCGTCGAGCACCTGGCGAATCGCCGCGTCATACGCCGGCTCGCCCGATTCGAGGGTCAAGCGCTGCGAAACATACCACAGGGGCACGGAGGCGCGAGGCCACATCGCCCCGAGCTTGACCGCGTCCTTCAGCGTACAGACGACACAGCCACCGTGCGGGGCACGTCGCAGGATTTCGGTGACCTCGGACGCCGAAAACCGGTGGTGATCTGGAAACGATACCAGCTCCACGTCGGCCCCCTCCCGTTCCAGCTGACGTCCGAAGGCACCCGGCGCGCCGATCCCCGTGACCGCCAGGACCGATTCGCCCCGCAGCGTCGACAACGCCCGAGTTTCCCCGTCCCCTCCAACTCGCCGCAACACGTCGAGCTGAAAGGCGACCGTTGCCGTGGGCGCCGTCGTCAGGCGCGCCACCGCATCGCGAACCCCCAGCGCCTCCTCGGCCGACGCCGTCTTGCGCGTCACGAGAACCAACGTCGCGCGACCCAGGGAAGCCGGCGGCTCACGGTACCGCCCCGCAGGGAGCAGCCGATGCGGGGGGCGCCACTGCTCTGCGGCCACGAGGACGACGTCGACCTCGCGTCGAGCCCAGCGGTGCTGGAAGGCGTCGTCGAGTACCACGACATCGCAGCCGCGCGAGCGCGCCTCCGCGCTGGCGGCCACACGATCGGGACTCGTTAGGACCGGCACATCCGGATTGAGGATGGCGTGCACCGCGGGCTCGTCGTCACCGTAGCCGCGCAGGATCAGCGCCGGTCGCCCTCCCCCCGCCACGAGCCGCCGCGCGATGTCCGCGGCGACCGGCGTCTTCCCCGTCCCCCCGACCGAGAGGTTCCCCACCGAGATCGCCGGCAGCGCGGTGGGACGACTCCGCAGGAACCCGGCATCGAACAGGGCGTTGCGCCCGGCGACCCCGACGCCGTACAGCCAGCCGAGCGGGGCGAGCAACGCGCGTGCACCGCGCGCCGCCAGTTCCTCCCCCTCCCACACGGCGGCCGGGTCCATTCGTTAGGTCTCGTCGGGCTGGCAGACCGACATCAGGAGCGACGTGAACCGGGGGACCTCGCCCTCCGCCTCTCGCGTGGAGGTCGCATGCACCGGGGTGGCCACGGTGGTCGTGACCGTCACCCGCGCGAACGGCTTCGGGAGGACGAACCGATCCCACGAGCGAAAGCGCCACGCCCGGTCGACGTCGACCCCGAAGGCGATCACCGGCGCCCCGGCCCGCATCGCTGCCACTAGCGCGCCCGGGGCGAAGGCCCGACGCGGGCCGCGCGGACCGTCAGGGGTCACCGCCACCTCATGCCCGGCCTCGAGCTCGCGCACCAGCTCGAGGAGCGCGCGCGCCCCGCCGCGGCTCGACGACCCGCGCACGAGGCGAAAGCCGATGGTGGCGCAGAAGCGCGCGATGATCTCGCCGTCGGCGTGGCTGCTGATCAGCGCGGTGATTCCCTGCCCTCGAAAGGCCCACAGCGCAGGCAACAGCTCCCCGTGCCAGACCACGAACACCGCACCGCGTTTCGCGGCGCGGACCTCCCGAAGCCCCTCTCCCCCGCGGGTCGTCACCCGCCAGGTCATCGCCAGCAAGCGAATCAGCCCCCCACCGACGGTCGCGGCGACCGCGACCCGCAGCCGCCGCCGCCAGCCCTCGGGGCGCCCGTCGCTCACCGCACCAGCTCCGCCGCCATTTGTGCCACGCGCTCCGCGGCCCCGGGCGTCCCCAGCATGGCGCGCACCTCGCCTAACGCCCGCTGCTGCTCCGCGCGCACCGGGCTCCCGTCCTCCAGGAGGTCCCCCAGGGTCTCGACGATCCGCGCCGGGACCAGGTCATCCTGCACGAACTCCCTGGCGACCTCGCGCCCGGCCACGACATTCACCAGCCCGATGAACGGGATCTTGACCAGGCGACGAGCGATCGCGTGGGTCCAACCGCTCGTGCGATAGGCCACCACCAGCGGGCATCCCGCCACCGCCGCCTCCAGCGTCGTCGTCCCGCTCTTGCATAACGCGGCGTCGGCGGCGCGCAGCACCGCGAACGACGCGCCGTGCACCTGACGATACGGACAGCGCGCCGGGTCGAGTGTCACCGTCGGCGCCGCACTCACCACGACCTCCAGCCCGGGATACCGCGCCTCGAGAAGGCGCGCCGTCGCTACGAAGTCGTCGAGATGGCGTGCGATCTCCTGCGCACGGCTCCCGGGGAACAGCGCCAGCACGCGTCGCGATTCGGCAATCCCGAGTTGGCGGCGGGCCTCCGCCTGCGTCGGAAGTGCCAGCGCCCGGTCCAGCAACGGATGCCCGACGAAGGTCGCGTCGATCCCGTGCTGCCGGAGCAACGCCTCCTCGAACGGGAGGATCACCGCCGCCTTCGTGATCAGGCGCGAGAGCTTCGGCAGGCGGTTCGCCCCCCACGCCCACACCTGCGGGGTGATGTAGTACAGCACCGGGACCCCATGTCGGCGCGCGGCCTCCGCGACCTTCATGTTGAAGCCGGGATAGTCGATCGTGATGAGCAGCGCCACATTGCCGCTGGCGAGACGTCGTTCCAGCTGCCGCAGCAACAGCCAGTGGTGCGGCACCTTGCGCAGCACCTCCACGAACCCCATCACCGCCATCTTCTCGGCGTCCTCGAGGAGCTCGACGCCGGCATTCCGCATGTTGCGCCCTCCCATGCCGACCAGCCGAAGGTCGGGGCGCAACACCGCCAGGGCCCGCGCGAGCCCGGCCGCGTGCAGATCGCCGGAGGCCTCGCCGGCGATCACCAGGACCTCACGCACGCGCGCGCTCCGGCCCACCGGCGAGCGACGTGCGCGTACGCTCGATCTCCTGCACGATGCGCATGGCCACCGCTAGGGCTTCACGACCGTCCGCCCCCGTCACGGTCACGGGCGAGCGCCCGAGCACGGCATCGATGAACGAGCGAAACTCGAGCCGCAATGGTTCGCCCTCAGGGGCCTCGAGCGGGATGCGCTCGACGAACGCCTCCAGGGCTTGCGGGGCCTTGGTCAGCTCCGCCAGGTCCACGTCGCCCCGAATGCGATAGAACTCGCCGTTCCCCGCGCCCAGGTCGAGCGACAGGTAGCCCGACGGCTGGAAGATGCGCAGCTTCCGCATGCGTTCCCGCGACACGCGACTCGCCGTGACGTTGGCCACCGCCCCCGACTGAAAGGTGATGCGCGCGTTGGCGATGTCGACGAACGGGGTGAGCACGGGGATCCCGACCGCCGCGACGTCCTGCGCGCCGCTCTTCACCAACGTGAGCAGCAGGTCGATGTCGTGGATCATGAGGTCGAGCACCACCGCCACGTCCGAGCCGCGCGGATTGAACGGCGCGAGCCGATCGCTCTCGAGGAAGCGCGGACGATCGACGTACGGCATCGCCGCGCGAATCGCACGGTTGAAGCGCTCCACATGTCCCGTCTGCACGAGCGCACCGCTCCGCGACGCCAGGTCGAGCAACTCGTCCGCCTCGGCGAGCGTCGCCGTCAGCGGCTTCTCGATGAGGACGTGCTTGCCGCGGGCCACGGCCTCCTTCGCCACGGCGAAGTGCGCCGGCGTGGGCACCACGATCGTCAGCGCGTCACAGGCGTCGATCAGCGACTGCGTCTCGGCGAACGATGGCACGCCGAGTTCGGACGCGACCTGCGCGGCCCGCTCGACGCGCGCCTCGTGGAAGCCCACGAACGTCACATCCTCCATCTCCCGCATGATGCGGACGTGATGGTAGCCTAACGCCCCGGCGCCGATGACGCCGACGCGCATCCTGGGCCCGGTCAAATCACCACCCCTCGGCCGGAGTCCTCGAGGAAACGCAGGAAGTGATCCACCTCGGCCATCGGCTGCAACTCCGAGCGCGCGCGCTCCATGGCCTGCGACACGTTGAGCTCCGAGCGGAAGAACAGGCGATACGCGCGCTTGAGCTCACGCACCGTCTCCTCCGAGAAGCCACTCCGCTGCAGGCCGACGCTGTTGAGCCCATACAGCTTCACCGGGTTCCCGACCGCCTTGAGGAACGGCGGGACGTCCTTCGCCACGCGCGAGCACCCACCAACGAAGGCGTGCTTGCCGATCTTCACGAACTGGTGCACGGCGACGAGGCCAGAGATGATCACCCGGTCCTCGACCGTCACGTGCCCGGCCAGCTGCGTCCCGTTGGAGATGATGACGCCATCGCCCACGTGGCAGTCATGCGCCAGGTGTACGTACGACATCAGGAAGCAGCCGCGCCCCACCGTCGTGCGATACGACTGCGACGTGCCGCGATTGATCGTCGTATACTCGCGAATCCGCGTCCCCTCGCCGATCTCGACCCAGGTCTCCTCGCCCTTGAACTTGAGATCCTGCGGGTCACCGCCGAGCACCGACCCGATGCCGACCACCACGTGCGGGGCGAGCTTCACGTTACGCTCGAGCACGGCGCGCGCTTCGATCACGCAGCCGTCGCCCAGCTCGCACTGTTCGCCCACGATGGCGAACGGGCCGATCCTGACCCCCTCGCCTAACGCCGCCTGCGGCGAGACGATCGCCGTGGGATGGATGACGGTGCTCATCGGTCCCTCAGCATCGCCGCCATGTCGGCTTCCGCCACCAGCCCGCCGTCGACCTTGGCCACGCCACGCATCTGGCACACCGGCCCACGAATCTTCACGACCTCGAGCTCGAAGCGCAGCTGGTCGCCAGGACGCACCGGCTTGCGCCACTTCACGTTATCGAGCGACGTGAAGTAGACCACCTTGTCCTCGGCGTTCGTGACCGTCCCCATCAGGAGGATCCCCCCCACCTGGGCCATCGCCTCGATGATGAGCACTCCCGGCATGATCGGGTGCCCGGGAAAGTGCCCCTGAAAGAACGGCTCGTTGATCGTCACGTTCTTGATCCCCACCACTCGCTTTCCTTCCTCGTACTCGATCACGCGATCCACGAGGAGGAACGGATACCGATGGGGGAGCAGCCTCATGATCTCTTCGATTTCGATCACCTGCGTCTCCTTGCACGCCTTCTGGGTCAGTTCACGCACCAGTCGCACCGTTCCGGCATGACTGGGGCGGTGGGCCACCACACGCGCCTGCACTCGCTTCCCCGCCAGGGCGAGGTCCCCCACACAATCCATCGCCTTGTGCCGCACGAACTCGTCCGACCAGCGTAGTGCGTTGTCCACCACTCCGTCAGGGCCGAGCACGAGTGCGTTTTCCGTCGAGCCCCCCTTGATCAATCCCCGACCGCGCAGGTACTCGACCTCGTGCGCGAAGCCGAAGGTCCTCGCGTCAGCCAATTCGTCCGCGAAGCGCGACGGCGTCACCTCGTAGCGTCCTTCCTGTCGCCCCACCAGCGGGTGCGGGAAGTCGATCGAGACCTCGAGCGACAGCGCATCGGCTGGGAAGACCTCGTACCACGACTCGCCGTGCTCCACGCGAACGGGCGACGACACGCGCAGAACCTCGACCCGCCCGCCGTGCGGCGCAATCCCTGCCTCCTCCAGCGCGCGAAAGAAGGGTCCTGCGCTCCCGTCCATGATTGGCGGCTCGGGACCGTCCATTTCGATCGAGAGATCGTCGATCTCGTGCGCCGCCACCGCCGCCAGCACATGCTCGACCGTGTGCAACGCCCCCTCCCCCTCCCCAAGTTGCGTCCGGCGCTCCGTCTCCACCGCCACCGAGACGTGGGCGCGGACCGTGGGTGCCCCCGCCAGGTCGACGCGAACGAACCGAATCCCGCTCCCCGGCGCGGCCGGGCGGAAGGTCAGGCGGCACGGTACTCCAAGGTGCAACCCCACCCCCTCGAGCGTGACGGCGCGCGCAATGGTCTGCCGACGAGGCGCGCTCACGCGTCGCCCCCGCCCAACAGTTGCTCGAGGCGTCGCAGCATGCCGGCGAGCTTGAAGGTCGCCGCCTGCGCCCGCAGCGCCTCGCGGTGGGGACGCGCCGGGTAGCCCGACCACGTCTCCCCCGCCGGCACGTCACCAAAGACACCTGCCTGCGCGCCGATCCGCGCCCCCGCGCCGATCTGGTGATGCCCGGCGATCCCCGCCTGTCCGCCCACGACGCAGCCATCGCCCAGGTGCGTGCTGCCGGAGATCCCCGTCTGCGCCACGATCAGGCACAAGCGCCCAATCCGCACGTTGTGCGCGATCATCACGAGGTTGTCGATCTTCGTCCCCGCGCCGATCACCGTGTCATCGATGCTCCCGCGATCGATGGTCGTGTTCGCACCGATCTCCACGTCGTCCTCGATGAAACAGCGCCCCACGTGCGGGATCTTCTGGTGTCCGGCACGCGTCGACACGTAGCCGAACCCATCGTTCCCCAGCCGGGCCCCCGCGTGCACGATCACGCGCGCACCTAACGACGTCCCGGGATACGTCGTCACGTGGGGGTACAGGTGGGAGTCCTCGCCGATCGTCACGCCGTCCCCGATCACCACGTGCGCCTCGAGTTGCGCACGATCGCCGATGCGGGCCCCCTCCCCGATCACGACGTAGGCGCCCACCCACACGTCGGCGCCGATCACCGCCCCGCGCCCGATGCGCGCGGTGGGATCGATGCCGACCTTCCGGGGCGGAGGGGCAAAGAGCTGCGGCAAGACGCGCAGCATCGCCTCCTGGGGTCGCGCCACCACCACCCGCGCCGCCACCGTCCCGGCAACCGCGGCCAGCTCCGGCGAGACCAACGCCACGCTCGCCCCGCAGGTCGCGAAGAGCGGCGCGTACTTGGCGACGCCGAGGAAGGTCAACTGTCCTGTGGTCGCCCGGTCGAGCGGGGCGACACCGGATACCGACGCCTCCGCATCCCCGTGAAGGACCCCGCCAACGAGGTCCGCGATCTCGCGTGCCGTGAGCATGACAGGTGATGACGTCGGTCGGCCTAACTCCGGAAAGCACGTTGCGGTGGCAGGGCGCGCCACGTGCGACGCCCCACCACCGCCACCGCCATCCGGTGCCGGACCGGCACGACTAGAAGGTCGGCTTCTTCGGCACGACGCCCGCCGGCTGCGCCTTCATCCCCGACGGCTTCGTCGAGTCCGGCTTCGCCGCGGTCACCGGAATCGGCTTCAGTCGCGAGACGACCTTGTCCGTCACGTTCAGCGTCGAGTCGGCCGCCACGATCACGCTCGCCTGCGTCCCGATGTCGAAGATGAAGGAGTAGCCGTCTTCCTTGCGAAGGGCATCCAGCACCTCGCGGATCTGCGCCATCATCGGCTGCACCAGCTCGTTCTGCCGCTGCTGCATCTGCACGTCGAGCAAGCGCGCGGCGTTCTCGAACGACTGCTGCTTCTCGCGAATCTCCTTCTCGCGCAGTTCGCGATTCACCGCCGTCATCTGCGCCGCCCCCTTCTGGTACGCGGACGCCATCGCCTCGAGCGTGTCCTGCATCTTCTTGATCTTGACCTGCGCGGCGTCGTACTCCTTCTGGAAGGTGCTTTCCGCCGCGGCGCGCCCCGGCGCCTTGTCGAGCACGACGCGGGAATCGATGTAGGCGAACTTCACCCCGGCCGACTGGGCCGACGCCACGCCGGCGCCAAGGGCAAGAAAGCCAACAGCCATGAGAACTGCGCGAACACGTGAGTACAACATGTGGTCTCCGGTGCGATAAGAGCGGTACTGGAAGCGCTATGGTCGAGGGGCCCTGCGTAACGCCTGCGACTGCGGGAGGTGCATAAGCTGCGTGGGAGTGCGCTGCGACTAGAAGAGCTGGCCGAGCCGGAAGTGCAGCTGCCACTTCGGGGCCTTGTTGCCGTTGGCATCGAGCCGGTCGAAACCGTACGCGTAGTCCAGCCCCAGGGGACCCAGCGGCGTGACGGTCGACGCGCTGATCCCCGCGCCGCGGAACAGCCGCGTCGGGTCGAAATCGCGCGGCTTCCGCCACACGTTGCCGGCGTCGTAGAACGCCGCCAGGTACAACGCCTGGTTCACCCGCATGCCGACTTCCGCCGTGGTGCTGAAGAACGCGCGGCCGAACGATTCGCGACGGGCGTTGAAGGTGCTCGTCCCCGTCACGTACCCCGAGGGCGAGATCGAGAACTCCTCATACCCGCGAAGCCGTTCGCCGAATTGCACGCCGCCTAACGCGAACTCCTGCGAGAAGAAGAACGGCCCCGTGTCGCCGAACACCGCGCCGCTGCGGGCCGTGAGCCCGGCCACGAACTTGATCGGCTGCGAACCCGGACGCCCGCCGCCGAGTTGCCCCAACGGGGCAAAAGCGCTGGCATCCGCCGTATAGCGCTGGAACGACGACGTCCCGCCGAGAATCCCGCCATTGAAGTTCGCCGCCACGTTGTACTGCGCCCCCGCCGTCGGGAACGGGAGGTCGATGCGCGTGTCGCGCGTGAGCGACGCCCCCAACGTCGAGCGGAACGACTTGTTGCCGTAATCCGATCGGAAATCGCCCAGCAACCCCTGCGTCCCGAACGTCACGTTCTCCGCCCCGTACGAGAGGAAGACGCGTGTGTACGGCGAGCGCGGCAGCGGGACACCGAATTGCAGCTGCGCCCCGGTGCGCAACGAACGCCCGAGGTCGGCGATGTAGTAACGCTGCAAGGAGCGATACACCGACAGCGTCCCCGACACCAGCGACTGCTTGATGCGTGGGTCCGAGTACGAGAGGTTGAAGTCGTTGATGTAGCGCCCGAACTGCCACTGC
Proteins encoded in this window:
- a CDS encoding Gfo/Idh/MocA family oxidoreductase — its product is MRVGVIGAGALGYHHVRIMREMEDVTFVGFHEARVERAAQVASELGVPSFAETQSLIDACDALTIVVPTPAHFAVAKEAVARGKHVLIEKPLTATLAEADELLDLASRSGALVQTGHVERFNRAIRAAMPYVDRPRFLESDRLAPFNPRGSDVAVVLDLMIHDIDLLLTLVKSGAQDVAAVGIPVLTPFVDIANARITFQSGAVANVTASRVSRERMRKLRIFQPSGYLSLDLGAGNGEFYRIRGDVDLAELTKAPQALEAFVERIPLEAPEGEPLRLEFRSFIDAVLGRSPVTVTGADGREALAVAMRIVQEIERTRTSLAGGPERARA
- the lpxA gene encoding acyl-ACP--UDP-N-acetylglucosamine O-acyltransferase, producing the protein MSTVIHPTAIVSPQAALGEGVRIGPFAIVGEQCELGDGCVIEARAVLERNVKLAPHVVVGIGSVLGGDPQDLKFKGEETWVEIGEGTRIREYTTINRGTSQSYRTTVGRGCFLMSYVHLAHDCHVGDGVIISNGTQLAGHVTVEDRVIISGLVAVHQFVKIGKHAFVGGCSRVAKDVPPFLKAVGNPVKLYGLNSVGLQRSGFSEETVRELKRAYRLFFRSELNVSQAMERARSELQPMAEVDHFLRFLEDSGRGVVI
- a CDS encoding bifunctional UDP-3-O-[3-hydroxymyristoyl] N-acetylglucosamine deacetylase/3-hydroxyacyl-ACP dehydratase, whose product is MSAPRRQTIARAVTLEGVGLHLGVPCRLTFRPAAPGSGIRFVRVDLAGAPTVRAHVSVAVETERRTQLGEGEGALHTVEHVLAAVAAHEIDDLSIEMDGPEPPIMDGSAGPFFRALEEAGIAPHGGRVEVLRVSSPVRVEHGESWYEVFPADALSLEVSIDFPHPLVGRQEGRYEVTPSRFADELADARTFGFAHEVEYLRGRGLIKGGSTENALVLGPDGVVDNALRWSDEFVRHKAMDCVGDLALAGKRVQARVVAHRPSHAGTVRLVRELTQKACKETQVIEIEEIMRLLPHRYPFLLVDRVIEYEEGKRVVGIKNVTINEPFFQGHFPGHPIMPGVLIIEAMAQVGGILLMGTVTNAEDKVVYFTSLDNVKWRKPVRPGDQLRFELEVVKIRGPVCQMRGVAKVDGGLVAEADMAAMLRDR
- the lpxD gene encoding UDP-3-O-(3-hydroxymyristoyl)glucosamine N-acyltransferase is translated as MLTAREIADLVGGVLHGDAEASVSGVAPLDRATTGQLTFLGVAKYAPLFATCGASVALVSPELAAVAGTVAARVVVARPQEAMLRVLPQLFAPPPRKVGIDPTARIGRGAVIGADVWVGAYVVIGEGARIGDRAQLEAHVVIGDGVTIGEDSHLYPHVTTYPGTSLGARVIVHAGARLGNDGFGYVSTRAGHQKIPHVGRCFIEDDVEIGANTTIDRGSIDDTVIGAGTKIDNLVMIAHNVRIGRLCLIVAQTGISGSTHLGDGCVVGGQAGIAGHHQIGAGARIGAQAGVFGDVPAGETWSGYPARPHREALRAQAATFKLAGMLRRLEQLLGGGDA
- a CDS encoding OmpH family outer membrane protein: MAVGFLALGAGVASAQSAGVKFAYIDSRVVLDKAPGRAAAESTFQKEYDAAQVKIKKMQDTLEAMASAYQKGAAQMTAVNRELREKEIREKQQSFENAARLLDVQMQQRQNELVQPMMAQIREVLDALRKEDGYSFIFDIGTQASVIVAADSTLNVTDKVVSRLKPIPVTAAKPDSTKPSGMKAQPAGVVPKKPTF